The genomic interval GTAGTTATGGTTGTGTGGTTAACAGCAGGTGTTGTGGAGTCCAACTGCCTGGACTTGAATTCCTCAATACTTTACTTGCTTTGTGACTCTGTGCAAGTTGGACATCATTttatcatctggaaaatggggataataaaatgTACCCAGAGATAAATGAGGTAGTATACATTAAGCAGTAACACAACACCCAGCATATAATTTAATGCTGCCCATTATGATGCTAGACCAGGCACTACGCTTGAGCACATTTTTGACACCTATCTAATCTTCATGTGAACCAGGCAAAATGTGggtattattatctttattttacagattttaaaaacctgaaacttCAAGCAATTAAGTTACTTGCTGAAAGACATATAACTAAGTGACAGAACTGCTCTAAACCCCACACTGTTTCTTGTAACACAGAATATAGTGCCCTGGTCTCCTGTGTACTACAGAGAATAAATTCAAAGGCAGTAAGACAGAAAGCAGGGGGTAGTATATTTAAGAGGCTTTTGTAGATATCTAAGAGAGAGTAGTCAGGAGTCTGAATTAAATAAGTGGTTATGTGGAGTAAGATATGTCAGATAAGAGATACTGACAAGGTTGGATGAATAGGAATAGGTGGCAGATTAGACACTGGGAAGCAAGGAAGAGAGTGCAGGACTTTCTGGTTTTTGGCTTGGGCCACTGGGCAAATATAGCCCTGAGataaggaacagaatagagaaattgGAATCAGAAATGCCTTGGATAGGTTGCGCAGTAGTGCTAGCGGCTTCGCGTTTCGGTACTCGGACCCGGCAGCCGCTTTTGGTGCTAAGCTGCTAGGAAGCCTCTCTCGGCGAGCTCATTGGAGCTTGAACCCATTGTCACTCCTCCGACTTaccagcaaaaaaacaaacaaacaaacaaaaaatggttgAAGCAGATCGCCCAGGAAAGCTCTTCATTGGTGGGCTTAATACGGAAACAAATGAGAAAGTTCTTGAAGCAGTATTTGGCTAATATGGACGAATAGTGGAAGTACTCTTGATGAAAGACCGTGAAACCAACAAATCAAGAGGATTTGCTTTTGTCACCTTTGAAAGCCCAGCAGACGCTAAGGATGCAGCCAGAGACATGAATGGAAAGTCATTAGACGGAAAAGCCATCAAAGTGGAACAAGCCACCAAACCATCATTTGAAAGTGGTAGACGTGGGCCGCCTCCACCTCCAAGAGGTCTTAGAGGCggaagaggaggaagtggaggaacCAGGGGACCTCCCCCACGGGGAGGACACATGGATGACGGTGGCTATTCCATGAATTTTAACATGAGTTCTTCCAGGGGACCACTCCCAGTAAAAAGAGGACCACCACCAAGAAGTGGGGGTCCTCCTCCTAAGAGATCTGCACCTTCAGGACCAGCTCGCAGCAGCAGTGGAATGGGAGGAAGAGCTCCTGTATCACGTGGAAGAGATAGTTACGGAGGTCCACCTCGAAGAGAACCGCTGCCTTCTCGTAGAGATGTTTATTTGCCCCCAAGAGATGATGGGTATTCTACTAAAGACAGCTATTCCAGCAGAGATTACCCAAGTTCTCGTGATACAAGAGGTTATGCACCACCACCACGAGGTTATACTTACCGTGACTATGGTCATTCCAGTTCACGTGATGACTATCCCTCAAGAGGCTATAGCGATAGAGATGGATATGGTCGTGATCGTGACTATTCAGATCATCCAAGTGGAGGTTCCTACAGAGACTCATATGAGAGTTATGGTAACTCACGTAGTGCTCCACCTACACGAGGGCCCCCGCCGTCTTATGGTGGAAGCAGTCGCTATGATGATTACAGCAGCTCACGTGGCGGATGTGGTGGAAGTCTAGACAGTTACTCAAGCAGCCAAAGTGATCTCTACTCAAGTGGTCGTGATCGGGTTGGCAGACAAGACAGAGGGTTTCCTCCTTCTATGGAAAGGGGGTACCCTCCTCCACGTGATTCCTACAGCAGTTCAAGCCGCGGAGCACCAAGAGGTGGTGGCCGTGGAGGAAGCTGATCTGATAGagggggaggcagaagcagataccagaaacaaacaaaactttggaCCAAAATCCCagttcaaagaaacaaacaaaaagtggagACTATTCTGTCATAACTACCCAAggactactaaaaagaaaaattgtgttaCCTTTTTTAAATTCCCTGTTAAGTTCCCCTCCATAATTTTTAAGTTCTTgtgaggaaaaaagtaaaacatgtttaatattatttgattttatgacATTGCTTTTCAACAAGCAAATGTTAAATGTGTTAAGACTTGTTGTACTAGTGTTGTAACTTTCCAAGTTAAAGTGTCCCTAAAGGTCACTTCCTATATGATTTTTCCCAGTAAGTGAGGCAAGCAATTCTAAGATCTTCCACAAAACATCTAGCCATCTAAAATGGAGAGATGAATCATTCTGCCTATACAAACAAACTAGCTGTTAGAGGGTGGTTGGGGTATGCTACTCATAAGATTTCAGGGTGTCTTCCAACTAAAACCTCCATGATCTCAGTATGAAAAACCTGAAATCAGATGCCTATGTAAGGAAATAATCACCCAGTAAACCCAAAAATGCAAATGGATAATGCTGGCCATTTTGCCTTCCTGACATTTCCTTGGGAATCTGCAAgaacctccccttccccctcccccaataAGACCATTTAAGTGTGTGTTAAACAACTACAGAATACTAAATAAAAAGTTtggccaaaaccaaaaaaaaaaaaaaaaaagaaatgccttggATAGCTTTTATTGTCTAAGTGAACcaataaatgattatttcaattttgGTTCATGGACTATGTTCAGTATCCAAAAGAGATATCTAGCAGCCTAGAAAAATACTGGTTTAGACCTTTGGAGAGAAGTCTGtgctagagaaaaagagagtATTACATAGGTAGCTAAAATCATGCATATAAATGGCATTGCTAGAGAAATTAGAATGAAATATATCAACGATGAAACTCTGGAATTAGGAAAGAACATTCTTCCATTGATCTTAAGTTAGCATATAGAAGAACAGTGTTCTTGGCCTATTTTCCCACCCCTTGACATCCCATAAAGTAGTTTAGAGAAGGAACTGAGTATGtaatcccttcctctctcttattTACTATCAGCTTCTCTGCAGGGCATTCACAGTTCTGCTCCCCAATGTCTCAAGCTGTGACCAGGAGGGaacatttaattttgataaatatttgaaagccCATTGTAAATGTCCTAATATTCTGTAGTcacattttctaattaattttatcAGTGATGAAGTTAGGTCTATCTCTATGTGtcttatttctcaattttaaatttAGGAGGAGAATTTATAGACTCTTTAGACCATCATCTGGGAAACCCAAGATGAAAacaacaggaagaagaaaaggagtccACAAAATGTATAGTCAGAAATGTTAGAAGAAAGTCAGGATGGAATACTTACATTAAAATCATAGGAGAAgtcaggcataatggctcatgtttgtaaacccagcactttgaaaggccaaaatgagaggaatgcttgagcccaggagattgagaccagcctgggcaacatagcaagactccatccctatatctaaaaagaaaaagaaaaaagaaaaggaggaagagtcAAACAAAGAGGTGAAAAGGCCAACAGTGTCAAATACTGTGGAGATATTAGACACTGTAAAACCAAAAAATAGTCCATAGGGCTGGGAATTGAGAACAGGTCTAAGGAAATGATAAGAGTATAAACATCATACTGTGGAATCTCGCAGATAGACTGCATTGACAGCTGCAAGCTTTTATGCCTCCTTGTGTCTGTGTCATCTGGTAATGGCCCCCACCTTGCCATCACTGTCTGATTCTCAGTTTGATCATGTAATTTGCTTTGGCCATTGAAACATCAGGAAACCTAATGCAAGCAGAGGCTTGAAAAGTGCTTTCATGTTTTAGCTTTCCCTCTTGGACACTTCCCACAGCCATAGGAACATGCCCAAGCTAGCTGGCTAGAAGGATGTGAAACACACCCTTGTGGAATCAACCTGAGCTGGCCCAGGCGAGGTCATCATAGACCAACCAATATGGAGGCAACCCAAAAGCTGACTACCAGCACTTGAGTGATCTCAGCCAAGATCAGCCAACCTAATCACCCACAAGGAATAATAAATGCCTCATGAggaataataaatgatttttaccTCAAGCCACTAAATTTTGTGGTGGTTTATTATACAACAATAGCTAACTGATATGGAGAAATGTACATAAAGGCAAGTCATATGCAGCCAGCTCAGCTCAGAAATTCAACCAGCACAAttatcttgcttttatttctcaGTCTCTTTAATTGCTAGTATTCATAATATAAGTCTCCAAACCAGACCTCCTCCCTGGACTCCTTTCTAGCCCCTCAAGTCAGCATTTCTCCCTATTTCAAATTCAGACTATGCAATTCCTTGATTTTGTCAATCTAGACAACAGAGGACACTCATTCTTGACCCCCACCTCTGCCTGAACCTCACCTCCCAACTAGAAGATTATatcagaaatacacacacacacaccccagctctTCAATAGAAATAATAGGGGGATACAGAAGAATGAAGAAGATACAGTTTAGTGCTGTGAGTTTGAGGGAGCTAGAGAGATAGGCAGCACCAAATTTATCAGAATATGGGACAATTGGTATTTAGGGTCTTCTGACCTGATAGCTTTTATTTGCTATGTGTTAGGTAAATTCATCCAGAGAAGGAAGCAATGAACCAGATTGCTCAAGAAAAATGGGCCAGGTTTGAAATAGCTCTTGagcaacagaaatagaaaaagaattgcTCAGAGACACAGAAACATCAGCAAGCAGGCATCTGATACTAGAGATGATGAATCTGCAGTGGAACTACAGTCATGCATTATCTAATGGGGATATGGCCTGAGAAATGCATCGTTGGGCAATTTCCTCacgtgaacatcatagagtgtactcacataaacctagatggcatagcctactacacacctaggctatatgatgtagcctattgctcctaggctacaaatctgtgtGCAGCATGTTACTACACTGAATACTGTAAGCAATACTGTACAtgatggtaagtatttgtgtgtctaaacgtacaaaaggtaaagtaaaaatacaatattataatcTTACGGAACAACCATGGTATATGCTTTCTATTATTAACCAAAACCTTATGGCTTCATGTGGCACATGACTGAAATTCACATCAAAGTGTGACATACAGCAACATGTGCTAAGAGCAGATATATATGATTGAAGTAATATCTCATTGGGGATGGGAAAAGTAAACAATGCCAAACCTTTGGCAAAAAAATTGATAGCATTGATGAACATTATTCAACTGATAGTTCTTAAGGTATTCTGTTTCCTTGTAAGGAACCATCATTTCCCTATTACCCCCACCtccctttctctttattcttcttcCCCCACTTACCCCTTAGCCTTCCATTAGATCCCAGCATGAAGATGATCTTACTGGAGATGCCTTCCCCAATCACATTAACTAGATCAGTTCCCTCCTGTTACACTTTCTTATACGTATATTCTTTGGAGCACAATTGTACTGtgattttaca from Saimiri boliviensis isolate mSaiBol1 chromosome 3, mSaiBol1.pri, whole genome shotgun sequence carries:
- the LOC120363586 gene encoding RNA-binding motif protein, X chromosome-like, producing MKDRETNKSRGFAFVTFESPADAKDAARDMNGKSLDGKAIKVEQATKPSFESGRRGPPPPPRGLRGGRGGSGGTRGPPPRGGHMDDGGYSMNFNMSSSRGPLPVKRGPPPRSGGPPPKRSAPSGPARSSSGMGGRAPVSRGRDSYGGPPRREPLPSRRDVYLPPRDDGYSTKDSYSSRDYPSSRDTRGYAPPPRGYTYRDYGHSSSRDDYPSRGYSDRDGYGRDRDYSDHPSGGSYRDSYESYGNSRSAPPTRGPPPSYGGSSRYDDYSSSRGGCGGSLDSYSSSQSDLYSSGRDRVGRQDRGFPPSMERGYPPPRDSYSSSSRGAPRGGGRGGS